Proteins encoded together in one Hymenobacter monticola window:
- a CDS encoding caspase family protein, with protein sequence MKRLLLPALALLLAAPGTRAQTKPAAAKTAVGATKHALIVAVGAYPESSGWGQISSANDVPLVKAALLRQGFAEANIRVVADAAATKAGIVAELKALAGRVKPHDVVVFHYSGHGQQVADDNGDETDGLDEALVPVDAQAYFVPGTYEGQNHLRDEELGSLLGAVRQRLGPQGEVLAVLDACHSGTGTRGLARARGTQQPLVPPGFRPKDAACAQGCSFGAGEGHAAGPQAPMVCYFGASPSQLNFETTDPHGKGVGSLSLAFSNALTTATTAPTYETLFDRIKAEMVSTAPNQTPQVEGRTSAQVFRGRTVPVPRHYKPTAWLADTRLLIDGGTLQDLNEGTEVALYPPDTETGKGGKPLATGKVVASQLTTATVELTAPLTGSARNAWVVVTAHAFGHLSANLKLAVDDPTLKEGLLAALRQEPYTLFVKLVETGPVDLLVEQKKAAPPQLLTAREQLVYQPEAQLTGPAARVAGLLGAIKDAARVNFIRRLQTQAEGLGLELELVPVAVKKAGDYVALDHVLDPATKSDGTGGLVYIAGDYLQLKVTNTGRKKAYFTVLDIQPDNQLNVLLPTARPDDNPADYLLEPGQSRVFPNILQISPPYGQEVFKIVASATPLDLRALVTTRGASAESSRGTNPFAALVQESYHPGARGGAATQALPAESVSTFDRVFTIAAPVQP encoded by the coding sequence ATGAAAAGACTTTTGCTGCCCGCGCTGGCGCTGCTGTTGGCGGCGCCCGGCACCCGGGCCCAAACCAAGCCGGCGGCGGCCAAAACAGCGGTTGGGGCCACCAAGCACGCCCTCATTGTGGCTGTGGGCGCCTACCCGGAAAGCAGCGGCTGGGGCCAAATCAGCTCCGCCAACGACGTGCCCTTGGTGAAGGCTGCGCTGCTGCGCCAAGGCTTTGCCGAAGCTAATATCCGCGTAGTGGCCGATGCCGCCGCCACCAAGGCCGGCATCGTGGCCGAGCTGAAGGCGCTGGCCGGCCGCGTGAAGCCCCACGACGTGGTGGTGTTCCATTACTCCGGCCACGGCCAGCAGGTGGCCGACGACAACGGCGACGAAACCGACGGCCTCGACGAAGCGCTGGTGCCCGTCGATGCCCAGGCCTACTTCGTGCCCGGCACCTACGAAGGCCAAAACCACTTGCGCGACGAAGAGCTGGGCAGCCTGCTGGGCGCCGTGCGCCAGCGGCTGGGCCCCCAGGGCGAGGTGCTGGCCGTGCTCGACGCCTGCCACTCCGGCACCGGCACCCGCGGCCTGGCCCGCGCCCGGGGCACCCAGCAGCCGCTGGTGCCGCCGGGCTTCAGGCCCAAGGACGCTGCCTGCGCGCAGGGCTGCTCGTTCGGGGCCGGCGAGGGCCACGCCGCCGGGCCTCAGGCCCCCATGGTGTGCTACTTCGGGGCTAGCCCCAGCCAGCTCAATTTCGAAACCACCGACCCCCACGGCAAGGGCGTGGGCTCGCTCTCCCTGGCTTTTTCCAACGCCCTGACCACCGCCACCACCGCACCCACCTACGAAACCCTGTTCGACCGCATCAAAGCCGAAATGGTATCGACGGCCCCCAACCAAACGCCGCAGGTGGAAGGCCGCACCAGCGCCCAGGTGTTTCGGGGGCGCACCGTGCCGGTGCCGCGGCACTATAAGCCCACCGCCTGGCTAGCCGACACCCGTCTGCTGATTGACGGCGGCACCCTGCAAGACCTCAACGAGGGCACCGAAGTGGCCCTCTACCCGCCCGATACCGAAACCGGCAAAGGCGGTAAGCCCCTGGCCACCGGCAAGGTGGTGGCCAGCCAGCTCACCACGGCCACGGTGGAGCTAACCGCGCCACTCACCGGCAGCGCCCGCAACGCTTGGGTGGTGGTCACGGCCCACGCGTTCGGCCACCTTAGCGCCAACCTGAAGCTGGCCGTAGACGACCCCACACTGAAAGAAGGGCTGCTGGCCGCCCTCAGGCAGGAACCTTACACACTGTTCGTGAAACTGGTTGAAACTGGCCCCGTCGACCTACTGGTGGAGCAGAAAAAGGCGGCCCCGCCGCAATTGCTCACTGCCAGGGAGCAGCTGGTGTATCAGCCCGAGGCGCAACTCACCGGCCCGGCCGCGCGCGTGGCGGGCTTGCTGGGCGCCATCAAAGATGCGGCTCGGGTCAATTTCATTCGCCGGCTCCAGACGCAGGCCGAAGGACTGGGGCTGGAACTGGAACTGGTGCCCGTGGCCGTAAAAAAGGCCGGCGACTACGTTGCGCTGGACCACGTGCTAGACCCCGCCACCAAAAGCGACGGCACGGGTGGCCTCGTGTACATAGCCGGCGACTACCTGCAACTGAAAGTGACCAACACGGGCCGGAAAAAAGCTTATTTCACCGTGCTCGATATTCAGCCCGATAACCAGCTCAACGTGCTGCTGCCTACGGCCCGGCCAGATGATAACCCGGCCGACTACCTGCTGGAGCCCGGCCAGTCGCGCGTGTTCCCCAACATTCTGCAAATCTCGCCACCCTACGGCCAGGAAGTATTCAAAATCGTGGCGTCCGCCACGCCCCTCGACCTGCGGGCCCTGGTCACGACCCGTGGCGCCAGTGCCGAGAGCAGCCGGGGCACTAACCCGTTTGCCGCATTGGTGCAGGAAAGCTACCACCCCGGCGCGCGGGGCGGGGCCGCCACCCAGGCCCTGCCCGCCGAATCGGTGAGCACTTTCGACCGCGTTTTTACCATTGCCGCACCCGTGCAGCCGTAG
- a CDS encoding caspase family protein → MSAHRSPRVQHFSPFYLRRLMGWLAVLGLLVLGGPGARAQRPRLVIPTGQSSAIGDVQFSPNGHYMLTAAQDRSVVVWDIRTRKEVFTFLGHENGVSAMAVAPDNRTVVSGDFQGYVFWWDLNTGRLIKKVDNAHGTLVSDVSFSADGRQLLSADADGRVVEWDVAKKAVKSSGKYSDFFISKADFSPDGQHFFWAASDTSKLDEAHNFEYVPARADSLQWDFAAWYSSALFVSACLLPDGKRYAAITQQPAQLHLKELADGGKTLKLPLPGLELFAVEPLDSIRLVIGARPNADSVTFLLYNCRSNQIERRVSCPYAVEIVFDEDHGDSMVMVPGPGEPRVAYWNTYGTGGVQLVSLQTGAMLRLNPKHATRMYEPVARPDQLYLGGNDGELKQWDLRTNELRALKTYSDVPPIIQDLVGDTLVYATKRNQLEFWSFRNQCHESAPPLPKGASIANMQVLSPDGKYTACQLLPSGDIQVRERRSGRLHCTLPTEATTGIPFYKYLAWPNAHTLACITGGTNEVMVFDLRRKARVAWIKDSSRVSALAGLPDNTLLTCLYNGVMKVYRLDTGKEVKRVVLPGASGRCMRAEYVPALRRVLVSYGDGRLHWLDPATLQLDRTWASGPAWLDGFALSADAQRAYTTAYDGSIRAWDAPTGRNLVGLTILRDGDWKAADWVAFTENGLFDASPAAMKLMYYVVNDSTDAEEPWKIVELNQLKQRYYQPDLLRIQLGYSTEPLREVPRLEQVDLPPKVTAQLSGPDRRTLRIGLGNRRGGIGAVSVYLDDAEIVADARPDPARNAGLDSLLITLDLKKYAKRFFPGRPNQLRVVAWNRDHWISAAPVSVSFTPAETGRRGAVVQAAQAPANTPPARLYALVFGTSDYAGTQADLRFSSKDAVDFAAALRGAAERLYGPAGVDVSLYHSDAAQAGQRPSRDALRAWFAGLVGKVKPWDVLVVYLAGHGVSTGGAGGDFYYLTQEAARADADALADPAVRARCAVSSQELTGWLNRLACRKKVLILDACASGRAAETMAVAARDVPASQVRALDRLTDRTGFYILSGSAADAVSYESGLYGQGLLTYALLKALKGAALRPDGGEEYADVQRLLQYAVDEVPQLAQTIGGQQKPLYRSPDSQQSFDLGRVDAALKASITLAEPKPVFMAASFLSAERLFDDLALAEQLNAELRETTARGKAAPLVFTEARNYPGAYRVSGTYERAGARLRVRYVVLRGPEQVLAPQVFEADFSQPAAFVTAFLAQLVPRLK, encoded by the coding sequence ATGTCGGCTCATCGAAGCCCTCGCGTTCAGCATTTCTCCCCGTTTTACCTGCGCCGGTTGATGGGGTGGCTGGCGGTGCTGGGGCTGCTGGTACTGGGCGGGCCCGGGGCGCGGGCCCAGCGGCCCCGGCTGGTGATTCCGACGGGGCAGAGCAGCGCCATTGGCGACGTGCAGTTTTCGCCCAACGGCCACTACATGCTCACGGCGGCGCAGGACCGGTCCGTGGTGGTGTGGGACATACGCACGCGCAAGGAGGTATTCACCTTTCTGGGGCACGAGAACGGGGTTTCGGCCATGGCCGTGGCGCCCGACAACCGCACAGTGGTCAGCGGCGACTTCCAGGGCTATGTTTTTTGGTGGGATTTGAACACCGGCCGTCTGATAAAAAAAGTGGACAATGCGCACGGCACGCTGGTATCGGACGTTTCCTTTTCGGCCGATGGCCGGCAGCTGCTTTCGGCCGATGCCGATGGCCGGGTAGTGGAGTGGGACGTGGCCAAAAAAGCCGTAAAGTCCTCGGGCAAGTATTCCGATTTCTTCATCAGCAAGGCCGATTTCAGCCCCGATGGCCAGCATTTCTTCTGGGCCGCTTCCGATACCTCGAAGCTGGACGAGGCGCACAACTTTGAGTACGTGCCCGCCCGGGCCGATTCCCTGCAGTGGGATTTTGCGGCCTGGTATTCCAGTGCGTTGTTTGTGTCGGCGTGTTTGCTGCCCGATGGCAAGCGGTACGCGGCCATTACCCAACAACCGGCCCAGCTCCACCTGAAAGAACTCGCCGACGGTGGCAAGACGCTGAAACTGCCTTTGCCGGGCCTGGAGCTATTTGCCGTGGAACCCTTGGACAGCATTCGCCTTGTAATTGGCGCGCGCCCCAACGCCGACAGCGTCACTTTCCTGCTGTATAACTGCCGTTCTAACCAAATAGAGCGACGCGTGAGCTGCCCGTATGCGGTGGAAATCGTGTTTGACGAAGACCACGGCGATTCGATGGTCATGGTACCGGGCCCGGGCGAGCCCCGGGTGGCCTACTGGAATACGTACGGGACGGGGGGCGTGCAGCTGGTGTCGCTGCAGACGGGGGCCATGCTACGCCTCAACCCCAAGCACGCCACGCGCATGTACGAACCCGTGGCGCGGCCCGACCAGCTGTACCTGGGCGGCAACGACGGCGAGCTGAAGCAATGGGATTTGCGCACCAACGAGCTGCGGGCGCTCAAAACCTACTCCGACGTTCCCCCCATCATCCAGGACCTGGTCGGCGACACCTTGGTTTACGCCACCAAGCGCAATCAGCTAGAATTCTGGAGCTTTCGCAACCAGTGCCACGAATCCGCCCCACCCCTGCCCAAGGGCGCCAGCATAGCCAACATGCAGGTGCTGAGCCCGGACGGGAAATATACTGCGTGCCAGCTGCTGCCGAGCGGCGACATCCAGGTGCGGGAGCGGCGCAGCGGCCGGCTACATTGCACCTTGCCTACTGAGGCCACAACTGGCATTCCCTTCTATAAGTATCTGGCCTGGCCGAATGCGCACACGCTGGCTTGCATTACGGGCGGCACCAACGAGGTCATGGTTTTTGACCTGCGGCGCAAAGCCCGGGTGGCCTGGATTAAGGACAGCAGCCGGGTGTCGGCCCTGGCCGGCCTGCCCGACAACACGCTGCTGACGTGCCTCTACAACGGGGTAATGAAGGTGTACCGGCTCGATACGGGCAAGGAAGTGAAACGGGTGGTGCTGCCCGGCGCGAGCGGCCGCTGCATGCGGGCCGAATACGTACCGGCCCTGCGCCGGGTGCTGGTGAGCTACGGCGACGGCCGCTTGCACTGGCTCGACCCGGCCACGCTGCAGCTTGACCGCACCTGGGCCAGCGGCCCCGCCTGGCTCGACGGCTTCGCCCTGAGCGCCGATGCCCAGCGGGCTTACACGACGGCTTACGACGGCAGCATCCGGGCCTGGGATGCACCCACCGGCCGCAATCTGGTGGGCCTCACCATCCTGCGCGACGGCGACTGGAAAGCTGCTGATTGGGTGGCCTTTACCGAGAACGGCCTTTTTGACGCCTCGCCGGCCGCCATGAAGCTGATGTACTACGTGGTGAACGACTCGACCGACGCCGAAGAGCCTTGGAAAATTGTGGAGCTGAACCAGCTCAAGCAGCGCTACTACCAGCCCGATTTGCTGCGGATTCAGCTGGGCTACAGCACCGAGCCGCTGCGCGAGGTGCCGCGCCTGGAGCAGGTCGACCTGCCGCCTAAAGTCACGGCGCAGCTCAGCGGGCCCGACCGCCGCACGCTGCGCATCGGCCTCGGCAACCGGCGCGGGGGCATTGGGGCCGTGAGCGTGTACCTGGACGACGCGGAAATAGTGGCCGACGCCCGCCCCGACCCGGCCCGCAACGCCGGCCTCGACTCGCTGCTTATCACCCTGGACCTGAAAAAATACGCCAAGCGCTTCTTCCCCGGCCGCCCCAACCAGCTGCGCGTCGTGGCCTGGAACCGCGACCATTGGATTAGCGCCGCGCCGGTTTCGGTGAGCTTCACGCCGGCCGAAACCGGCCGGCGCGGCGCCGTAGTGCAAGCCGCGCAAGCCCCGGCCAATACGCCCCCGGCCCGGCTCTACGCGCTGGTGTTCGGCACTTCCGACTACGCCGGCACCCAGGCCGACCTGCGCTTTTCGAGCAAAGACGCCGTAGATTTTGCTGCCGCCCTGCGCGGCGCGGCCGAGCGCCTCTACGGCCCGGCTGGGGTCGACGTCAGCCTGTACCACTCCGACGCGGCCCAGGCGGGCCAGCGTCCCAGTCGCGACGCCCTCCGGGCCTGGTTTGCGGGCCTGGTGGGCAAGGTGAAGCCCTGGGACGTGCTGGTGGTGTACCTGGCCGGGCACGGCGTGAGCACCGGCGGCGCGGGCGGCGACTTCTACTACCTCACCCAGGAAGCCGCCCGGGCCGATGCTGATGCCCTGGCCGACCCCGCCGTGCGCGCGCGCTGCGCCGTGTCGAGCCAGGAGCTCACCGGGTGGCTCAACCGGCTGGCCTGCCGCAAAAAGGTGCTCATTCTGGATGCCTGCGCCTCGGGCCGCGCGGCCGAAACCATGGCCGTGGCCGCCCGCGACGTGCCCGCCAGCCAGGTACGCGCCCTCGACCGCCTCACCGACCGCACGGGCTTCTACATCCTGTCGGGCTCGGCCGCCGATGCCGTGAGCTACGAGTCGGGCCTTTATGGCCAGGGCCTGCTCACCTACGCCTTGCTCAAAGCCCTGAAAGGCGCCGCCCTGCGCCCCGACGGCGGCGAAGAATACGCCGACGTGCAGCGCCTTTTGCAATACGCCGTGGACGAAGTGCCCCAACTGGCCCAAACCATCGGCGGCCAGCAAAAGCCCCTCTACCGCAGCCCCGACAGCCAGCAGAGCTTCGACCTGGGCCGCGTGGACGCCGCCCTCAAGGCCAGCATCACGCTGGCTGAGCCGAAGCCCGTGTTCATGGCAGCCAGCTTCCTGAGCGCCGAGCGCCTGTTCGACGACCTGGCCCTGGCCGAGCAACTGAACGCCGAGCTGCGTGAAACCACGGCCCGGGGCAAGGCCGCCCCGCTGGTGTTCACCGAGGCCCGCAACTACCCCGGCGCCTACCGCGTGTCGGGCACCTACGAGCGGGCGGGCGCCCGGCTGCGGGTGCGCTACGTGGTGCTGCGCGGCCCCGAGCAAGTGTTGGCTCCGCAGGTGTTTGAGGCCGATTTCAGCCAACCGGCGGCGTTTGTGACGGCGTTTCTGGCGCAGTTGGTGCCGCGGCTGAAGTAA
- a CDS encoding delta-60 repeat domain-containing protein, whose product MAAATAAQAQATTPDGFGYDGEVHALAYQPDGKVVVGGKFGSYNGNEAASDCILRLNRDGTLDKTFNYRALEFRSGASGFDSYGLVKALALQPDGKILVGGYWLNYNNGMGPEPPSGLMRLNPDGSLDKSFNLKGEENLTSFGGRVNALALQPDGKIVVGTQHGDGSENNLVRLNPDGSLDRTFAAPSEYASIKGFARAEYSGGKQQADVNALLLQPDGKILVAGNFDSYNGDQGISRCAMRLNRDGTIDKTFSYRPSRKEDPVPQKQDVLALALQPDGKILIGGIFVTFNAIQVIYGETPKMPHGVMRLLPDGSRDESFNPNGTGTNAGVAALALQPDGRVLVGGGVRSYNGDDDTPDQVFRLLPNGTLDKSFNYRGAGPNEAVQVLVRRPNGKIVIGGGFSKYNGAKIPAGMLELNADGSAAPLATGLAQPDPDVAVQEAYGKKIEAGFAKLDQAYGIAGVKFETPASAISNKTLAQDTRDTKLYTADDRLAVGPVQASAAYIFYKDRLREVRLRVPAEKGPQLLEALQKAYGPGLPGNKSVTWDSEKVHLNYSYDPAEDKYANAVLWSNALSKEMTKDMRADQQAFKKNNTPAN is encoded by the coding sequence ATGGCCGCCGCAACGGCCGCGCAGGCGCAGGCAACGACCCCGGACGGCTTTGGCTACGACGGCGAGGTGCACGCGCTGGCTTACCAACCCGACGGCAAAGTGGTGGTGGGCGGCAAGTTTGGCAGCTACAACGGCAACGAAGCGGCTTCCGACTGCATCCTGCGCCTGAACCGCGACGGGACGCTGGACAAAACATTCAACTACCGGGCCCTGGAATTCCGGTCGGGCGCTTCGGGCTTCGATAGCTACGGCCTGGTGAAAGCCCTGGCGCTGCAGCCCGACGGCAAAATCCTGGTGGGCGGCTACTGGCTGAACTACAACAACGGCATGGGGCCCGAGCCCCCATCGGGCCTGATGCGCCTCAACCCCGACGGCTCCCTCGACAAATCCTTCAACCTGAAGGGGGAGGAAAACCTGACCTCTTTCGGCGGGCGGGTGAACGCGCTGGCCCTGCAGCCCGACGGCAAAATAGTGGTCGGTACCCAGCACGGCGACGGCTCCGAGAACAACCTGGTGCGCCTCAACCCCGACGGCTCCCTCGACCGCACCTTCGCCGCCCCGAGCGAGTACGCCAGCATCAAGGGCTTCGCCCGCGCCGAATACAGCGGCGGCAAGCAGCAAGCCGACGTGAACGCCCTGCTGCTGCAGCCCGACGGCAAAATCCTGGTGGCGGGCAACTTCGACTCTTACAACGGGGACCAGGGCATTTCCCGCTGCGCGATGCGCCTCAACCGCGACGGCACCATCGACAAAACCTTTAGCTACCGGCCCAGCCGTAAAGAAGACCCGGTGCCCCAGAAGCAGGACGTGCTGGCCCTGGCGCTGCAACCCGACGGCAAAATCCTGATTGGCGGCATCTTCGTCACCTTCAACGCCATTCAGGTGATTTACGGCGAGACGCCGAAAATGCCCCACGGCGTGATGCGCCTGCTGCCCGACGGCTCCCGCGACGAGAGCTTCAACCCCAACGGTACCGGCACCAACGCGGGCGTGGCGGCGCTGGCGCTGCAGCCCGACGGGCGCGTGCTGGTGGGCGGCGGCGTGCGCAGCTACAACGGCGACGACGACACCCCCGACCAGGTGTTTCGCCTGCTGCCCAACGGCACCCTCGACAAGTCTTTCAACTACCGCGGCGCCGGCCCCAACGAGGCCGTGCAAGTGCTGGTGCGGCGCCCCAACGGCAAAATCGTCATCGGGGGCGGCTTCAGCAAATACAACGGCGCGAAAATACCCGCGGGTATGCTGGAGCTCAACGCCGACGGCTCGGCTGCGCCGTTAGCTACCGGCCTGGCCCAGCCCGACCCCGACGTGGCCGTGCAGGAAGCCTATGGCAAAAAGATTGAAGCGGGCTTCGCAAAGCTGGACCAGGCGTATGGCATCGCGGGCGTGAAGTTTGAAACGCCTGCATCCGCCATCAGCAACAAAACCCTGGCCCAGGACACCCGCGACACCAAGCTTTACACCGCCGACGACCGCCTGGCCGTGGGCCCGGTGCAGGCCTCTGCGGCCTACATCTTCTACAAGGACCGGCTGCGGGAAGTGCGACTGCGCGTGCCGGCCGAAAAAGGTCCGCAGCTGCTTGAGGCCCTGCAAAAAGCATACGGCCCGGGCCTGCCCGGCAACAAAAGCGTGACGTGGGACAGCGAAAAAGTGCACCTGAACTACTCCTACGACCCTGCCGAGGACAAATACGCCAATGCGGTGCTGTGGAGCAACGCGCTGTCGAAGGAAATGACCAAAGACATGAGGGCCGACCAGCAAGCGTTTAAAAAGAACAATACCCCGGCCAACTGA
- a CDS encoding isoaspartyl peptidase/L-asparaginase family protein has translation MGKYVMLIHSGAVNTDPSTITPEKEEALKQGLDAALQAGWEILNRGGTALDAVEAAVMSMEDNELFNAGRGGMFNINGEVETEASLMDGATLRGGAVSGLKMIKNPVRLARLVMEKCKHTFLTAEGAHEFALSQGLTLQDPSYFKTDEQRQEWMDILQEAEVEHPNKKDTVGAVALDQHGNLACATSTGGIEGKLRGRVGDSCIYGGGGYANNEVCAASCTGDGEIIMLASCAHEVYALRKYKKLSIAKAARGAVEVYADKLQGDRGIIAIDPEGNIALESNTNVFRRAYRIEEEEPFIDIWMDK, from the coding sequence ATGGGAAAATACGTCATGCTCATCCACAGCGGAGCCGTCAACACCGACCCCTCCACCATCACCCCCGAAAAAGAAGAAGCCCTGAAACAGGGCCTCGACGCTGCCCTGCAGGCCGGCTGGGAAATCCTGAACCGCGGTGGCACGGCCCTCGACGCCGTGGAAGCCGCCGTGATGAGCATGGAAGACAACGAGCTGTTCAATGCCGGACGCGGCGGCATGTTCAACATCAACGGCGAGGTGGAAACCGAAGCCTCGCTGATGGACGGCGCCACCCTGCGCGGCGGGGCAGTGAGCGGCCTGAAAATGATTAAGAACCCCGTGCGCCTGGCCCGCCTGGTGATGGAGAAGTGCAAGCACACCTTCCTCACGGCCGAGGGCGCCCACGAGTTCGCCCTCTCCCAAGGCCTAACCCTGCAGGACCCCAGCTACTTTAAAACCGACGAGCAGCGGCAGGAGTGGATGGACATTTTGCAGGAAGCTGAAGTGGAGCACCCCAACAAAAAAGACACGGTGGGCGCCGTGGCCCTCGACCAGCATGGCAACCTGGCCTGCGCCACCTCCACCGGCGGCATCGAAGGCAAGCTGCGCGGCCGCGTGGGTGACAGTTGCATCTACGGCGGCGGCGGCTATGCCAACAATGAGGTATGCGCGGCCTCCTGCACCGGCGACGGCGAAATCATTATGCTGGCTTCCTGCGCCCATGAGGTGTACGCCCTGCGCAAGTACAAGAAGCTTTCGATTGCGAAAGCCGCCCGCGGCGCCGTGGAAGTGTACGCCGACAAGCTGCAGGGCGACCGCGGCATCATCGCCATCGACCCCGAAGGTAACATCGCCCTTGAATCCAACACCAACGTTTTCCGTCGGGCCTACCGCATCGAAGAGGAAGAGCCCTTCATCGACATTTGGATGGACAAGTAG
- a CDS encoding YeiH family protein translates to MRTVTTAPARPNRPTNVASEATATAAGPAGFWRGLHTPRRAFGREYRLSQVVFALVLGFCLTPWASPPLALALGLALAQTVGNPFSAQTKRLTPKLLQYSVIGLGFGMNAHAALQAGREGILFTVASLLGTLVLGYAVGKWLGLGRNLVHLISCGTAICGGSAIAAVGPVLRARDEEMSVALGTVFVLNALALFAFPPIGHALALTQNQFGLWCAIAIHDTSSVVGAAAAYGTQALQVATTVKLARALWIIPVSLGTALAFKQPGVKVKIPYFILGFIAAMLLNAFVPAIRPLAPFMTHLAKIGLTVTLFFIGAGLSTAAVRAVGVRPFVLGVVLWVVISVGSLYVIMHGA, encoded by the coding sequence ATGCGTACAGTCACCACTGCCCCCGCGCGGCCTAATCGGCCGACCAACGTTGCTTCCGAGGCAACGGCTACGGCCGCCGGCCCGGCCGGATTTTGGCGGGGGCTGCACACACCGCGACGCGCTTTTGGCCGCGAATACCGCCTGAGCCAGGTGGTGTTTGCCTTGGTGCTCGGGTTTTGCCTCACGCCATGGGCCTCGCCGCCGCTGGCGCTGGCCCTGGGCCTAGCCCTGGCTCAAACGGTGGGCAACCCCTTCAGCGCCCAAACCAAGCGTCTCACGCCCAAGCTGCTGCAATACTCGGTTATCGGCCTGGGCTTCGGCATGAACGCCCACGCGGCGCTGCAAGCCGGCCGGGAGGGTATTTTATTTACGGTGGCGTCGCTGCTGGGCACGCTGGTGCTGGGCTACGCGGTGGGCAAGTGGCTGGGGCTGGGGCGCAACCTGGTGCACCTCATTTCGTGCGGAACCGCCATTTGCGGGGGCTCGGCCATTGCGGCAGTGGGGCCCGTGCTGCGCGCCCGCGACGAAGAAATGTCGGTGGCATTGGGCACGGTGTTCGTGCTCAACGCCCTGGCCCTGTTCGCTTTCCCGCCCATCGGCCACGCCCTGGCCCTCACCCAAAACCAATTCGGCCTGTGGTGCGCCATTGCCATCCACGACACCAGCTCGGTGGTGGGCGCCGCGGCCGCCTACGGCACCCAGGCCCTGCAGGTAGCCACCACCGTGAAGCTGGCCCGCGCCCTCTGGATTATCCCGGTGTCGCTGGGCACGGCGCTGGCGTTCAAGCAGCCGGGTGTGAAGGTGAAGATTCCTTATTTCATCCTGGGCTTCATTGCGGCCATGCTGCTCAATGCGTTTGTGCCCGCCATCCGGCCCCTGGCCCCGTTCATGACGCACCTGGCCAAAATAGGCCTCACGGTCACGCTCTTTTTCATCGGCGCTGGCCTCTCAACCGCGGCAGTGCGGGCCGTGGGCGTGCGGCCTTTTGTGCTGGGCGTGGTGCTTTGGGTGGTTATCTCGGTGGGCTCGCTCTACGTCATCATGCACGGCGCGTAG
- a CDS encoding LysR substrate-binding domain-containing protein, producing MSDFRLRVFQAVARHLSFTKAAQELFVTQPAVTKHIHELERTHGLRLLERRGSRVALTEAGRLLLAHAETVAASAQLLSDQLQALHHPDEAAGRLRLGASTTLSQYVLPGLLPAFQAAHPKVQLTLLNANSEHIAQALLRGDLDLGMVEGRSRSRDLHYELLLPDELVAVRRATARGPLPAPLPLAEALAHPLVLRERGSGTLEVLEYALRELKVNLGSLRVAFYFDNTEAIKAYLEAAPNALGFVSRRALARELASGTLEIVPIEGLHLPRNFDAVWAQGQPLLRAAQRFLAFVQANTSAVV from the coding sequence ATGTCTGATTTTCGCCTGAGGGTATTCCAGGCCGTGGCCCGGCACCTCAGTTTCACCAAGGCGGCCCAGGAGCTGTTCGTCACCCAGCCGGCCGTCACCAAGCACATTCACGAGCTGGAGCGCACCCACGGCCTGCGCCTGCTGGAGCGCCGCGGCAGCCGCGTGGCCCTTACCGAGGCCGGCCGCCTGCTGCTGGCTCACGCCGAAACCGTGGCCGCCTCGGCCCAGCTGCTCTCCGACCAGTTGCAGGCCCTGCACCACCCCGACGAGGCCGCCGGCCGCCTGCGCCTGGGGGCCAGCACCACCCTCAGCCAGTACGTGCTGCCTGGCCTGCTGCCCGCCTTCCAAGCCGCCCACCCCAAGGTGCAGCTCACCCTGCTCAACGCCAACTCCGAGCACATCGCCCAGGCCCTGCTGCGCGGCGACCTCGACCTGGGCATGGTGGAAGGCCGGTCCCGGTCCCGCGACCTGCACTACGAACTACTGCTCCCCGACGAATTGGTGGCCGTGCGCCGCGCCACCGCCCGCGGCCCGCTTCCGGCACCGCTGCCCCTGGCCGAAGCCCTGGCTCACCCGCTGGTGCTGCGCGAGCGAGGCTCCGGCACGCTGGAAGTGCTGGAGTACGCTCTGCGCGAGCTGAAAGTGAACCTGGGCAGCCTTCGCGTGGCCTTTTATTTCGACAACACCGAAGCCATCAAAGCCTACCTCGAAGCGGCGCCCAATGCCCTGGGATTTGTCTCGCGCCGGGCCCTGGCTCGCGAGCTGGCTTCCGGCACGCTCGAGATAGTGCCCATCGAGGGCCTGCACCTCCCGCGAAACTTTGATGCGGTATGGGCGCAGGGCCAGCCCTTGCTGCGGGCGGCGCAGCGGTTTCTGGCCTTCGTGCAAGCGAATACTAGCGCAGTTGTGTAG